The following are encoded together in the Mumia sp. Pv4-285 genome:
- a CDS encoding substrate-binding domain-containing protein → MKKFARTAVGAASVVVLAAALGACGGDDDGGDGGSDSKTIALLLPETKTTRYEAFDKPLFEAKVQELCDDCEVKYLNADQDASKQQQQAESAITDGAAVLVLDPVDSEAAVGIVKSAQSSEVPVIAYDRFIEGADYYMSFDNERVGELQGQALVDATGGTGDILMLNGAPTDPNAAQFKAGAHKAIDASGLNVVAEFDNPDWSPDNAQKFVTSQLNNVDGASLAGVYAANDGQAGGVIAALRADGMTKFPPVTGQDAELAAIQRIVTGDQFMTIYKSIKTEAEKAAEVAVAIVNGDDVGDTTDFQGVKSFIFDPVVVTTDNIKDSVVADGFYSVEDICTPEYADACAAAGLS, encoded by the coding sequence GTGAAGAAGTTTGCCCGCACCGCTGTAGGGGCGGCGTCGGTCGTGGTGCTCGCGGCCGCACTGGGCGCCTGTGGAGGCGACGACGACGGAGGCGACGGTGGCAGCGACAGCAAGACGATCGCGCTGCTGCTCCCCGAGACCAAGACCACCCGCTACGAGGCGTTCGACAAGCCGCTCTTCGAGGCGAAGGTCCAGGAGCTCTGTGACGACTGCGAGGTCAAGTACCTCAACGCCGACCAGGACGCCTCCAAGCAGCAGCAGCAGGCAGAGTCGGCGATCACCGACGGTGCGGCTGTCCTGGTGCTCGACCCGGTCGACAGCGAGGCCGCTGTCGGCATCGTGAAGTCGGCCCAGTCCTCCGAGGTCCCGGTCATCGCCTACGACCGCTTCATCGAGGGCGCCGACTACTACATGTCGTTCGACAACGAGCGTGTCGGCGAGCTCCAGGGCCAGGCCCTGGTGGACGCCACCGGCGGCACCGGCGACATCCTCATGCTCAACGGCGCGCCGACCGATCCGAACGCGGCCCAGTTCAAGGCGGGTGCGCACAAGGCGATCGACGCCAGCGGCCTCAACGTCGTGGCCGAGTTCGACAACCCGGACTGGAGCCCCGACAACGCGCAGAAGTTCGTCACGTCGCAGCTCAACAACGTCGACGGCGCCTCGCTCGCCGGCGTCTACGCCGCCAACGACGGCCAGGCAGGCGGCGTGATCGCCGCCCTCCGTGCCGACGGCATGACGAAGTTCCCGCCGGTCACCGGTCAGGACGCCGAGCTCGCTGCGATCCAGCGGATCGTCACCGGCGACCAGTTCATGACGATCTACAAGTCGATCAAGACCGAGGCCGAGAAGGCCGCCGAGGTCGCGGTCGCCATCGTCAACGGCGACGACGTGGGCGACACGACCGACTTCCAGGGCGTCAAGTCGTTCATCTTCGACCCGGTCGTCGTCACGACAGACAACATCAAGGACTCCGTCGTGGCTGATGGGTTCTACTCGGTGGAGGACATCTGCACGCCGGAGTACGCGGACGCCTGTGCAGCCGCAGGCCTCAGCTGA
- a CDS encoding ATP-binding cassette domain-containing protein: protein MNDGSQPILSLRGIDKRFGAVQALSDVSIDVHPGEVVALVGDNGAGKSTLVKIMSGVYQPDGGDIVFDGKKVSIPGPKASQELGIATVFQDLALCDNLDVVANLFLGHERTSAGVLDEVEMERHSWELLRQLSAKIPSVRIPIASLSGGQRQTVAIARSLVGEPKVVMLDEPTAALGVAQTAEVLNLVERLRSRGLGVVLISHNMADVQAVADRIYVLRLGRNGAEFAIGEVTTVQLVAAITGASDNVVAERAARDQSGASIAPEDIDPDAVLPDGHHAPGTGTTPDSDEERNA from the coding sequence ATGAACGACGGCAGCCAGCCGATCCTCTCGCTGCGCGGCATCGACAAGCGCTTCGGCGCCGTGCAAGCCCTCAGTGACGTCTCCATCGACGTGCACCCCGGTGAAGTGGTCGCCCTCGTCGGCGACAACGGCGCCGGCAAGTCGACCCTCGTCAAGATCATGTCCGGCGTCTACCAGCCCGACGGCGGCGACATCGTCTTCGACGGCAAGAAGGTCTCGATCCCCGGTCCCAAGGCTTCGCAGGAGCTCGGCATCGCGACGGTCTTCCAGGACCTCGCCCTGTGCGACAACCTGGACGTGGTCGCCAACCTGTTCCTCGGTCACGAGCGCACCTCCGCGGGTGTCCTCGACGAGGTCGAGATGGAGCGCCACTCGTGGGAGCTGCTCCGTCAGCTCTCCGCCAAGATCCCGTCCGTCCGCATCCCGATCGCCTCGCTGTCCGGCGGACAGCGGCAGACCGTCGCGATCGCCCGCAGCCTCGTCGGCGAGCCCAAGGTGGTCATGCTCGACGAGCCGACCGCGGCCCTCGGTGTCGCGCAGACCGCCGAGGTCCTGAACCTCGTCGAGCGGCTCCGCAGCCGCGGTCTCGGCGTCGTGCTCATCAGCCACAACATGGCCGACGTGCAGGCCGTCGCCGACCGGATCTACGTGCTGCGCCTCGGGCGCAACGGCGCGGAGTTCGCGATCGGCGAGGTCACCACGGTTCAGCTCGTGGCCGCGATCACGGGGGCGTCCGACAACGTGGTCGCCGAGCGTGCGGCGCGCGACCAGTCGGGAGCGTCGATCGCTCCCGAAGACATCGATCCCGACGCCGTGCTGCCGGACGGCCACCACGCTCCCGGCACCGGCACGACTCCCGACTCGGACGAGGAGCGCAACGCATGA
- a CDS encoding sugar ABC transporter permease codes for MSTAYDQSDERLVEAGTPRAALGAFGRRIRSGDLGMAPVIIGLVAIWLVFFFQNDRFLSSRNLVNLSLDSATIGMISLGIVLVLLLGEIDLSVGSVSGVGGSVMAVLLVYQGWPLLAAILMALAVGVAIGLFYGLLFTQFGVPSFVITLAGLLAFLGVQLWVLGSRGTVNLPVDSWLIEFANFKFLSPLASYVLAVAIGAVYLVTRLRTIQRRRAANLSAPSFQGALIRTALMVAALLFGAWYLNQDRGVGYMPLFWVAMIVAVDLILRKTRFGRSVFAVGGNEEASRRAGVAVNKVYITVFAACSTFAVLGGILAAGRLQSVAQSSGGTDTNLMAIAAAVIGGTSLFGGRGSAYAALFGMLVLQSITSGLNLIGVEAEVRYIVTGAVLLLAVTIDSLSRRARRSSGTA; via the coding sequence ATGAGCACCGCGTACGACCAGAGCGACGAGCGTCTCGTCGAGGCGGGGACGCCACGCGCCGCGCTGGGCGCGTTCGGACGACGGATCCGGTCCGGCGACCTCGGCATGGCCCCGGTCATCATCGGCCTCGTCGCGATCTGGCTGGTCTTCTTCTTCCAGAACGACCGCTTCCTGTCGTCGCGCAACCTCGTCAACCTGAGCCTCGACTCGGCGACCATCGGGATGATCTCGCTCGGCATCGTCCTCGTGCTGCTCCTCGGCGAGATCGACCTGTCCGTCGGCTCGGTGAGCGGTGTGGGCGGCTCCGTCATGGCCGTCCTGCTGGTCTACCAAGGGTGGCCGCTGCTCGCGGCCATCCTGATGGCGCTGGCGGTCGGCGTGGCGATCGGCTTGTTCTACGGGCTGCTGTTCACGCAGTTCGGGGTGCCCAGCTTCGTCATCACCCTGGCCGGCCTGCTCGCGTTCCTCGGCGTCCAGCTGTGGGTGCTCGGCAGCCGCGGCACGGTGAACCTGCCGGTCGACTCGTGGCTCATCGAGTTCGCGAACTTCAAGTTCCTGTCTCCGCTGGCGTCGTACGTGCTGGCGGTCGCGATCGGTGCCGTCTACCTCGTGACGCGGCTGCGCACGATCCAGCGACGTCGTGCGGCGAACCTGTCGGCGCCGTCCTTCCAGGGCGCCTTGATCCGTACGGCGCTCATGGTCGCCGCGCTGCTGTTCGGCGCGTGGTACCTCAACCAGGACCGTGGCGTCGGCTACATGCCGCTGTTCTGGGTGGCGATGATCGTGGCGGTCGACCTGATCCTGCGCAAGACGCGCTTCGGACGCTCGGTCTTCGCGGTCGGCGGCAACGAGGAGGCCTCGCGTCGCGCAGGCGTCGCGGTGAACAAGGTCTACATCACCGTGTTCGCGGCATGCTCGACCTTCGCGGTGCTCGGCGGCATCCTCGCCGCCGGCCGTCTGCAGTCGGTCGCGCAGTCCAGCGGCGGCACCGACACCAACCTGATGGCGATCGCGGCCGCGGTCATCGGCGGGACGAGCCTGTTCGGTGGGCGCGGCTCGGCGTACGCGGCGCTGTTCGGCATGCTCGTGCTCCAGTCGATCACGAGCGGCCTGAACCTGATCGGTGTCGAGGCCGAGGTCCGCTACATCGTCACCGGTGCGGTCCTGCTGCTCGCCGTGACGATCGACTCGCTGTCGCGCCGGGCGCGGCGGAGCAGCGGCACCGCCTAG
- a CDS encoding MMPL family transporter, whose product MSSLLYRLGHTTAAHPWRTICAWVVVLVGVLALAASVGGTFQDDWDVPGAEGQTGLDQLRAHMPDAGGANALISVHDAEGDRIPASDLDRLAERVGDVPHVIGVSAPRLSEDGDTALMSVRYDVPVTHADVMGELAPLEDAVDEAALGDVKVDFGGEVPGTAMEMNGRGELIGVGVALVLLVLTFGSVVAAGLPIAVALFGLALGSAGVTLLAATTNVSNDAPTVATMVGLGVGIDYALLLVTRFVEFLRAGHGRAAAAGHATATAGRAVLFAGLTVLVSLMGLGLAGLPTYSAFGMATGITVLAVMAAALTLVPALCGLAGHRLVSRKARRGAVSDPDRTTLTARWAARVGARPLPWALAALVVMVALAAPALGMRTFPQDASAEPTSFTTRQSYDVVADEFGPGANGPLTFVADLDTVDDRDLDQLRATLADDPRIVAVGEPVTSADGAIAVFDAQPAFGPQDERTTDLITSMRADVLPAGVALTGTTAILTDISVMLSERIWVVVGFVVLLSMILLAVMFRSVVVPLKAAAMNLLSIGAAYGVVTLVFQHGWGLSLLGMDHTVPVSSWVPILTFAILFGLSMDYEVFLLSRIRESWLRTGDARGSVVAGLASSARVISSAAAIMVAVFIGFATESAVTVKMLGVAMAAAVALDATLVRLVLVPATMTMLGRWNWWLPAWLDRMLPHVRMEPADVPVAEPSSGQADQQDEPDEASEVDELGEGQPVRG is encoded by the coding sequence ATGTCCAGCCTGCTTTACCGCCTCGGCCACACGACCGCGGCTCACCCGTGGCGCACGATCTGCGCCTGGGTCGTCGTCCTCGTCGGTGTCCTCGCCCTCGCCGCGAGCGTCGGCGGCACCTTCCAGGACGACTGGGACGTACCCGGAGCCGAGGGCCAGACCGGCCTCGACCAGCTGCGCGCCCACATGCCCGACGCCGGTGGTGCGAACGCACTGATCAGCGTCCACGACGCCGAGGGCGACCGGATCCCCGCCAGCGACCTGGATCGCCTCGCCGAGCGGGTCGGCGACGTCCCGCACGTGATCGGCGTCTCCGCACCGCGGCTGTCTGAGGACGGCGACACCGCCTTGATGTCGGTCCGGTACGACGTTCCTGTCACCCACGCCGACGTGATGGGAGAGCTGGCGCCGCTCGAGGACGCCGTCGACGAGGCGGCGCTGGGGGACGTGAAGGTCGACTTCGGGGGAGAGGTCCCCGGGACGGCGATGGAGATGAACGGGCGCGGTGAGCTGATCGGGGTCGGCGTCGCTCTCGTGCTGCTGGTGCTGACCTTCGGCTCGGTGGTGGCCGCGGGGCTCCCGATCGCCGTCGCGCTCTTCGGTCTGGCGCTCGGGTCGGCCGGCGTCACCCTGCTCGCCGCGACCACGAACGTCAGCAACGACGCTCCGACCGTCGCCACGATGGTCGGCCTCGGTGTCGGCATCGACTACGCGCTCCTGCTCGTGACCCGGTTCGTGGAGTTCCTGCGGGCGGGGCACGGCCGGGCCGCTGCCGCCGGGCATGCCACCGCGACGGCGGGCCGAGCCGTGCTCTTCGCGGGGCTGACGGTCCTCGTCTCGCTGATGGGGCTCGGACTTGCCGGACTGCCGACGTACTCGGCGTTCGGCATGGCGACCGGCATCACGGTTCTTGCGGTGATGGCGGCTGCCCTCACGCTCGTGCCGGCGCTGTGCGGGCTCGCGGGCCACCGCCTGGTGTCGCGCAAGGCCCGCCGGGGCGCGGTCAGCGACCCGGACCGTACGACCTTGACCGCCCGGTGGGCCGCACGTGTCGGCGCCCGGCCCCTGCCGTGGGCGCTGGCGGCGCTCGTGGTCATGGTCGCGCTCGCTGCTCCCGCGCTCGGGATGCGGACGTTCCCGCAGGACGCCAGCGCCGAGCCGACGAGCTTCACGACGCGTCAGTCGTACGACGTGGTGGCTGACGAGTTCGGTCCGGGGGCGAACGGCCCGTTGACCTTCGTCGCCGATCTGGACACCGTGGACGACAGAGACCTCGACCAGCTGCGGGCGACGCTCGCCGACGACCCACGGATCGTCGCGGTGGGGGAGCCGGTGACCTCCGCGGACGGAGCGATCGCGGTGTTCGACGCACAGCCGGCGTTCGGTCCCCAGGACGAGCGCACGACCGACCTCATCACGTCGATGCGTGCGGACGTCCTGCCCGCCGGTGTGGCACTGACGGGGACGACGGCGATCCTCACGGACATCTCGGTGATGCTCTCCGAGCGGATCTGGGTCGTGGTCGGGTTCGTGGTGCTGCTTTCGATGATCCTGCTCGCGGTGATGTTCCGGTCGGTCGTCGTCCCGCTGAAGGCCGCCGCGATGAACCTGCTGTCGATCGGCGCCGCGTACGGCGTGGTGACGCTCGTCTTCCAGCACGGCTGGGGGCTGTCCCTGCTCGGGATGGACCACACCGTGCCCGTGTCGAGCTGGGTGCCGATCCTCACGTTCGCGATCCTGTTCGGGCTCTCGATGGACTACGAGGTGTTCCTCCTGTCGCGGATCCGCGAGAGCTGGCTGCGTACCGGTGACGCCCGAGGATCCGTCGTGGCGGGTCTCGCGAGCAGCGCGCGCGTCATCTCGAGCGCTGCGGCGATCATGGTCGCGGTGTTCATCGGGTTCGCGACCGAGTCGGCGGTGACCGTGAAGATGCTGGGTGTCGCGATGGCGGCCGCCGTCGCGCTCGACGCCACGCTCGTGCGCCTCGTCCTCGTGCCGGCGACGATGACGATGCTGGGCCGCTGGAACTGGTGGCTGCCGGCGTGGTTGGACCGCATGCTGCCGCACGTCCGGATGGAGCCGGCCGACGTGCCGGTCGCCGAGCCGTCGTCCGGCCAGGCCGATCAGCAGGACGAGCCGGACGAGGCGAGCGAGGTCGACGAGCTCGGCGAGGGCCAGCCCGTACGCGGCTGA